In the genome of bacterium HR17, the window GTGGCGACGGTCGGCGAATTTGAAGAAGTCAAGCGTCAGCGTGACGCTTACTTTGAACAATTGACCTCTGAAGCGAAAGCGATGGCGTGGATACATGGTGTGAGATTGCACACCCATGTGAAAGCGGGACACGAGGTGGAGACCATTGTCCGCTTCTGTCAAGAAGGCGATTTTGACTTACTGGTCATTGGGTTCATGGGGCATAGCCGAATTTTTGAGCGGGTTTGGGGCAGCACATCCCAATCGCTGACACGCCTTGCCCCGTGCAGCGTTTTGGTGGTGAAGTAACATGCTGACAAAGTTTTGCCCTCGCTGTTTTGCAATGAACGCCGAGATGGCAACACACTGTGAGCGATGCGGTGCGGATTTGGATGAACCTATCGGCAGCGATTATGTTGAGCGACTCATTCACGCCCTTGACCATCCTGAGCCGAACACGAGGGCATTGGCAGCGCTGCTGTTGGGCAAAATCGGAGACGAACGAGCGTTGCCTGTCCTTTGTGCCAAAGCAAAAACGAGCAAAGACATGGCATTGCTGGAAGCAATTGCCGAAGCATTGGGGAATTTCTGTTCGCCCGATGCTGAGGATGCTCTGATGCATTTGTCTCAATCGCTGTGGCTTGC includes:
- the teaD gene encoding TRAP-T-associated universal stress protein TeaD produces the protein MSQPFRKILVAYDGSEHARKALETAIQLAAVTGAELHSISVEEDLPKYVATVGEFEEVKRQRDAYFEQLTSEAKAMAWIHGVRLHTHVKAGHEVETIVRFCQEGDFDLLVIGFMGHSRIFERVWGSTSQSLTRLAPCSVLVVK